GGCCCGAAGACAAGCTCCTCACGGGCAGCGCGCGCATGCAGGAGCGCCCGATCGGGCCGCTTGTGAATGCGCTGCGCACGATGGGCGCCGAAATCGCCTACCTCGGTGAGAAAGGCTACCCTCCCCTGCTGATCTTTGGACGCAATGCGAAATTTGGCGAATCTGAAGTGGTCCTGCCCGGCAATGTCAGCAGCCAATTTGTCTCTGCCTTGCTCCTGATCGCCTATCAGCAGCCCGATGGCTTGCGCATTCGCCTTGTGGGCGAGGTGTTGTCGCGACCTTATATTGAGATGACCCTCGAACTGCTTTCGCGGTTTGGCATTCAGCATACTTGGGAGGGCGACACGATTCATGTGCCCAAACAACAGCTTCGTTCAGGCACATTCAAGGTCGAGGCAGACTGGAGCGCGGCGAGTTATTGGTTTTGTGTGACGGCCTTGGCAAAGTCTGCAAAAATCAATCTCCACGGCCTTAGAAGAGAATCTTTGCAAGGTGACAGCGTTGTTGCTGCCAAAATGGCCGACCTGGGCGTACAGACGAATTGGCAGAAGGATATTTTGCAGCTGACAGGTCACGGCCCCATCCGGCAGAATATTCATTGGGATTTCTCGGATTGCCCTGATCTGGCGCAAGGTATGATCGTGGCTGCCGCAGCCTTGGGCGCCAAACCGACCTTCACCGGATTGCAGAGCCTCCGCATCAAGGAAACGGACCGCATCGCTGCCCTGCAGACCGAGTTGGCCAAGTTTGGCATTCAGCTGATGGAGGAAAACAACCGATGGTGGTTGGAGGGCCAATTTGTTTCGAAGGAGAATGTCATTTCAACTTATCAGGACCACCGCATGGCCATGGCCTTTGCCCCGCTTGCGCTTTGCACGCCAAGCATCTCGATTGCCGAGGCAAACGTCGTCGAAAAAAGTTACCCAAGCTTTTGGACGGATCTGCAAAAGGTAGGCTTGGCCGTCAGCGCATAAAAAAAGCGGCAAGAACTGAATCCCTGCCGCTTTTCACAGAATCAATCAATCCTTAATTCTCAAATTGATAGCTTCCCAAATCGTCCTTCAGAAACTTGCGGGCGATGTGAATACGATTTTTGACCGTTCCAATGGGGATATCAAAATATTCAGCGATCTCGTGGTACTTAAAACCCTTGAAATGCATCATGAAGGGTTCGCGGTATTCGTCTTTCAGGTTTGCAATGGCTTCATTGATGTCTTCCATCGCAAAGCTGCCTGCAGACCCATTCTCCGTTACGCTTCCGGGAGAATTGATATAGTGAAGGTTTTCAGTTGTATCAATGAAGGTATTCCTTCTCACCATCCTGTGGTACTGGGTGATGAAGGTGTTCTTCATGATGGTGTAGAGCCAAGCCTTGAGGTTGGTGCCATCGGCAAATTTCTCACGGTTGGTAATGGCCTTGAGCATGGTCTCCTGCATCAGGTCATCGGCATCTTCGGCATCACGTGTGAGCTTCAGTGCAAACGGACGAAGGAACCTCGACAGGCCTTGTATCTTTGTGTCAAACTCAATTGCATTCATAGTCTTCTCTTTTTTCAGCTCGATAGTCCATTACGACTACCATGATCCAAAGTTGCGCATTCTGTTTAACAATTGCAAGTGTTTGGTTAAACAAAATTTATTAAAAACCATTCTAAACAATTCCACTCACACTATCGCCAAACACACAAAAAGCTATATATCAACGATCTAAATCAGACAACTTTCAAATTTCACTGAAAATTATTTAACGAAAAAAAACATTTCGTTCATCCAGTGCTCTCAAAATGTTCAACAAACGTCTCATGGCAAAAAAGCCATTTCAGCGAAGGGAAAAGCAAATTCCCAACCGAAAATGGCATCCCTGTCAACTTGGCATGGAAAAAGATGGGGAAAAATCAGCCGCGCTCGGCGTACCGCAACAAATCCAGCGGCTGATGCAAGAGAATCACGTTGTCGCCCGTTGTCTTGATATTCGCGACAGCGGCACCCGCGACCAGAAACCTGGATCGGTGAAAGGTCTTTCCCAAGCGCGTCAAATAGGCTTGCGTGCTTTCCTTGGGGGGAACCAGCGTGAGGATGGTAAAAAAGTAATCCGGTTTATAGACTTCGTAAACGGCCGTCAAGTCTTCCTCGGGCAGGTTTTGACCCAAGTAAATGACTTTGTTGCCCCTGGAACGCAACAAAAATGCCGCAAACAACAAGCTTAGTTCGTGCAATTCACCTTCAGGCAGGAACAGCGCGTATTTAGGCACGCCGTCACCTTTGGCAGGTTGTTGCGCATCAATGGCAGCGATCAGCTTCTGACGAATCAGGTTACTGACGAAATGCTCCTGAACCGGCGTGATTGCGCCTGTCTGCCAAAGCATGCCCACCCGCTCAAAAAAAGGATAGATCACCTTGAGCATCGTGTCTTCGAATCCATAGCGCAACGTGCTGTGGGCGATGGCACGCTCAAAACGTTCCTCGTCGAGCTCGATCATCGCCAAACTCATCGTGTTGATCTGATTGGCAAACTCATCACTCACCACGTGCAGATTCTGACAGGCATGGTGAATATCGTCGTGCGACATCTTCGCGATGGCGGAAATCTTGAATCCGTTGCAATTCAGCATCGAGATGCTCAAGAGCAAACGCAAATCCTCATCGTCGTAATAACGGATATTGGTATCTGTGCGCTTGGGCTGCAAAATTTCGTAACGCTGCTCCCAGATACGCAAAGTGTGGGCCTTGATGCCCGAAATATTTTCTAAGTCGCGAATGGAGTACGTTGCCAACTGTGATGAATTTCGTTGAGAACGCAAATCAAGGACAGATTGTTTAGACTTTGTTCAACAATTCTAAACAATACGATTCGAAATGTGCATTGTCAGCTGAATTGATCCAGCCAGTTTGCCATCCGGAGGCAGCAGCACCTTCGATATTGGCCCTTGAATCGTCCAAAAACAGCGTTTCTGCCGCATTCATCCCCATTGCATCCACAACAAAATCGTAGATGTCACGGTTGGGCTTCCGTTTGCCAAGATCAAAAGAAAACCATGTACGTTCCATCAATTCAAACATATCGGCACACTGCGGCCCCCAAATCTCCTGGTGAATCACATTGGTGTTGCTCAGCAGCACGACTCTGAATTGATCCGCCAATTGCTGCACCCAATGCATTCGCCCCGGAATTGGACCCAACAGCAGCGCATTCCACGCCGTATCCAATTCGGCGTCGCTCCCATTGCTGTCGAGCGCCTTTCGCAGCGCAACCCTGAATTCAGCCGGGGCAATCAAACCCATTTCCAAATCCAGCAATAGTGGATGGTCCATCTCGAAAGCTTGTGCTTTTGGACCTGCCAAGGCAGCCAAGCCGGCGACAGTGCGCGCAGGGTCAATGGCATACAGCACGCCGCCGAGATCCAAAATCACATTTTTGACTCCAGAATAGGAATTCGAAGGATTTGACATGGCAGACTTCTTGGTTGCGGATCAATGAAGATGGGAATAGTCCTTGAGGACAGAGCGCAGGAACTGCTCGGCATTCATTGTTTGGGGTGGGGTGATACCCAAAGCATGACAAACGCGGTTGGCGCAGGCGTTGAGCACGCTTTGATCACCTTCCATACGGTGTTGCTTCAATACATCGCGGATGGTGCCGGCATCGGCATCGTCGAGTTTGGAGACTTCGGGAAACAAGGCTTGATAGCCCTCGCGTGTGGGGGCAAGGATGGTATCGGCAAGAGAAACCTTGCGGTCGAGTTTGATCACCGTGGTGCCGGCCATCATGTCGCCAAACCGCTGCCCGCGCGGCGAAAATGCGATCGATCCAATCGCAATCGA
This DNA window, taken from Bacteroidota bacterium, encodes the following:
- a CDS encoding 3-phosphoshikimate 1-carboxyvinyltransferase codes for the protein MTLHLSSPENAKLEGDIMLPGSKSESNRALILQAISKGLIQVEGISEAKDSQILQQLLRENPETMDVGHAGTAMRFLTAYLAFRPEDKLLTGSARMQERPIGPLVNALRTMGAEIAYLGEKGYPPLLIFGRNAKFGESEVVLPGNVSSQFVSALLLIAYQQPDGLRIRLVGEVLSRPYIEMTLELLSRFGIQHTWEGDTIHVPKQQLRSGTFKVEADWSAASYWFCVTALAKSAKINLHGLRRESLQGDSVVAAKMADLGVQTNWQKDILQLTGHGPIRQNIHWDFSDCPDLAQGMIVAAAALGAKPTFTGLQSLRIKETDRIAALQTELAKFGIQLMEENNRWWLEGQFVSKENVISTYQDHRMAMAFAPLALCTPSISIAEANVVEKSYPSFWTDLQKVGLAVSA
- a CDS encoding HAD family phosphatase, producing the protein MSNPSNSYSGVKNVILDLGGVLYAIDPARTVAGLAALAGPKAQAFEMDHPLLLDLEMGLIAPAEFRVALRKALDSNGSDAELDTAWNALLLGPIPGRMHWVQQLADQFRVVLLSNTNVIHQEIWGPQCADMFELMERTWFSFDLGKRKPNRDIYDFVVDAMGMNAAETLFLDDSRANIEGAAASGWQTGWINSADNAHFESYCLELLNKV
- a CDS encoding MerR family transcriptional regulator, encoding MATYSIRDLENISGIKAHTLRIWEQRYEILQPKRTDTNIRYYDDEDLRLLLSISMLNCNGFKISAIAKMSHDDIHHACQNLHVVSDEFANQINTMSLAMIELDEERFERAIAHSTLRYGFEDTMLKVIYPFFERVGMLWQTGAITPVQEHFVSNLIRQKLIAAIDAQQPAKGDGVPKYALFLPEGELHELSLLFAAFLLRSRGNKVIYLGQNLPEEDLTAVYEVYKPDYFFTILTLVPPKESTQAYLTRLGKTFHRSRFLVAGAAVANIKTTGDNVILLHQPLDLLRYAERG
- a CDS encoding RNA polymerase sigma factor yields the protein MNAIEFDTKIQGLSRFLRPFALKLTRDAEDADDLMQETMLKAITNREKFADGTNLKAWLYTIMKNTFITQYHRMVRRNTFIDTTENLHYINSPGSVTENGSAGSFAMEDINEAIANLKDEYREPFMMHFKGFKYHEIAEYFDIPIGTVKNRIHIARKFLKDDLGSYQFEN